A genome region from Thermomonospora amylolytica includes the following:
- a CDS encoding LLM class F420-dependent oxidoreductase, which translates to MTPTIGLFPANMHAAADRRGAARIAALAEDLGYDSLWVGDHPAPPSPRVEPSPMEPDEPLLDPLVTLGFLAAHTERIRLATGIVVLPQRNPLVLAKQFASLDVLSEGRVIAGIAAGYLEPELRALGVPMEDRGTRTTEYLKAMRQMWHADKPAFHGRYVSFSGVDAHPRPIQRRLPVVVGGHSAPAHRRAVEHGDGWFGFMLGLRAAAEQIAALREVADEYGRETPLEISVCAARRLTPEVVEAYAELGVHRLVAIPPTGLPLQELEAFVVANAPTRLGARPV; encoded by the coding sequence ATGACACCGACGATCGGCTTGTTCCCCGCCAACATGCACGCCGCCGCGGACCGCCGCGGCGCCGCGCGGATCGCCGCGCTGGCCGAGGACCTCGGCTACGACTCGCTGTGGGTCGGCGACCATCCCGCGCCGCCCAGCCCGCGGGTGGAGCCGTCCCCGATGGAGCCCGACGAGCCGCTGCTGGACCCGCTGGTGACGCTGGGCTTCCTGGCCGCGCACACCGAACGGATCCGGCTGGCGACCGGGATCGTGGTGCTGCCGCAGCGCAACCCGCTGGTGCTGGCCAAGCAGTTCGCCAGCCTGGACGTGCTGAGCGAGGGGCGGGTCATCGCCGGGATCGCCGCCGGCTACCTGGAGCCGGAACTGCGGGCGCTGGGCGTCCCGATGGAGGACCGGGGGACGCGCACCACCGAGTACCTGAAGGCGATGCGGCAGATGTGGCACGCCGACAAGCCCGCCTTCCACGGCCGGTACGTCTCGTTCTCCGGGGTGGACGCCCACCCGCGGCCCATCCAGCGCCGGCTGCCGGTGGTCGTCGGTGGGCACAGCGCCCCCGCGCACCGCCGCGCCGTCGAGCACGGCGACGGCTGGTTCGGGTTCATGCTGGGGCTGCGGGCCGCCGCCGAGCAGATCGCGGCGCTGCGGGAGGTCGCCGACGAGTACGGGCGCGAGACGCCGCTGGAGATCTCGGTGTGCGCCGCCCGCCGCCTGACCCCCGAGGTCGTCGAGGCGTACGCCGAGCTGGGCGTGCACCGCCTGGTGGCCATCCCGCCGACCGGGCTGCCCCTGCAGGAGCTGGAGGCGTTCGTGGTGGCCAACGCCCCGACCCGGCTCGGCGCGCGTCCCGTCTGA
- a CDS encoding SAM-dependent methyltransferase, whose product MAGSGSRPVGFDPTVPNIARMYDYYLGGKDNYEADRRRAQEAMQADPTLLTCIRENRAFLGRAVRYLAGQGVDQFLDIGTGLPTQQNVHQIAQSVNPGARVVYVDYDEQVVAHARALLAADTETTTIVQADLRRPRDILEHSETRRLLDFDRPIAVLVVATLHFVPDSDGPAQIMAELRDALAPGSHLALTHASADGMPDLVARVVEVYRKTNAPGTPRTAEQITALFGDFELLEPGLVWAPLWRPERPVDPAEAIRTWFYAGVARKP is encoded by the coding sequence ATGGCGGGCAGCGGCTCCCGGCCGGTCGGGTTCGACCCGACCGTGCCCAACATCGCCCGGATGTACGACTACTACCTGGGCGGCAAGGACAACTACGAGGCCGACCGCAGGCGCGCCCAGGAGGCGATGCAGGCCGACCCGACCCTGCTGACCTGCATCCGGGAGAACCGCGCGTTCCTCGGGCGGGCGGTGCGGTACCTGGCCGGGCAGGGCGTCGACCAGTTCCTGGACATCGGCACCGGGCTGCCCACCCAGCAGAACGTGCACCAGATCGCGCAGTCGGTGAACCCGGGGGCGCGGGTGGTGTACGTGGACTACGACGAGCAGGTGGTCGCGCACGCGCGGGCGCTGCTGGCCGCCGACACCGAGACCACCACGATCGTGCAGGCCGACCTGCGGCGTCCCCGGGACATCCTGGAGCACTCCGAGACCCGGCGGCTGCTGGACTTCGACAGGCCGATCGCGGTGCTGGTGGTGGCGACGCTGCACTTCGTGCCCGACTCCGACGGCCCGGCGCAGATCATGGCGGAGCTGCGGGACGCGCTCGCCCCGGGCAGCCATCTGGCCCTCACGCACGCCTCCGCCGACGGGATGCCGGATCTGGTCGCCAGGGTCGTCGAGGTCTACCGGAAGACCAACGCCCCCGGCACCCCGCGGACCGCCGAGCAGATCACCGCCCTGTTCGGCGACTTCGAGCTGCTGGAGCCGGGGCTGGTGTGGGCGCCGCTGTGGCGGCCGGAACGCCCGGTGGACCCCGCGGAGGCCATCCGCACCTGGTTCTACGCCGGGGTCGCCCGCAAACCCTGA
- a CDS encoding class I adenylate-forming enzyme family protein: protein MRSTTIGTVLAEAARDDRVFLRDGDREITYSGFDALAGRVAAGLAARGVRRGDRIGLMGLNTPQWLAAFFGAARIGAVVVTLNVRYRERELAYMLGQSGARMVIAAAEAGGFDFTGFFAGFREQVPGVTDYVFFGAAPDWAVSFDELAASAGPAPREAVSPDDPLMILYTSGTTGRPKGAVITHGGILASARAQVAHCGMTSDDVLLGHLPFNHVGGITCTVLAAMVSGASVALLPAFSPDGALRAIERHRVTWLNAVPTMYVMMLGHEGFADRDTSSVRICTAGGSNVEPALADAIRRGFPRARLFGLYGLSETSGACVLSRPDDDPETVSRTLGVVIGDFEARVVGADGAQLPAGQTGELQIRGGCVAAGYWDMPAETAETFGADGWLATGDMVAMEPDGHLVLRGRKKEMYVSGGFNVYPVEIENVLTAHPRVAMAAGIGVPDPVHGEVGRFYVVPRPGVEPPTERELTEYCRERLADYKVPRQFVITEEVPLTPVGKIHKAALRERDLSGPRG, encoded by the coding sequence ATGCGATCGACGACGATCGGGACGGTTCTGGCCGAGGCGGCCCGCGATGACCGGGTGTTCCTGCGCGACGGGGACCGGGAGATCACCTACTCCGGGTTCGACGCGCTGGCCGGGCGGGTGGCCGCCGGGCTGGCCGCGCGGGGGGTGCGCCGCGGCGACCGGATCGGGCTGATGGGCCTGAACACGCCGCAGTGGCTGGCGGCGTTCTTCGGCGCGGCCCGGATCGGCGCGGTGGTCGTCACGCTGAACGTGCGGTACCGCGAGCGGGAGCTGGCGTACATGCTGGGCCAGAGCGGCGCCCGCATGGTGATCGCCGCCGCCGAGGCGGGCGGCTTCGACTTCACCGGGTTCTTCGCCGGCTTCCGCGAGCAGGTGCCCGGCGTCACCGACTACGTGTTCTTCGGCGCGGCGCCGGACTGGGCGGTGTCGTTCGACGAGCTGGCCGCCTCCGCCGGGCCGGCGCCGCGGGAGGCGGTGTCCCCCGACGATCCGCTGATGATCCTCTACACCTCCGGCACGACGGGCCGTCCCAAGGGCGCGGTCATCACGCACGGCGGCATCCTGGCCTCGGCACGGGCGCAGGTCGCGCACTGCGGCATGACCTCCGACGACGTGCTGCTGGGGCATCTGCCGTTCAACCACGTCGGCGGGATCACCTGCACCGTGCTGGCGGCGATGGTGTCGGGCGCGTCGGTGGCGCTGCTGCCGGCGTTCAGCCCGGACGGGGCGCTGCGCGCGATCGAACGGCACCGGGTGACCTGGCTGAACGCGGTGCCGACCATGTACGTGATGATGCTGGGCCACGAGGGGTTCGCCGACCGGGACACCTCGTCGGTGCGGATCTGCACGGCGGGCGGGTCGAACGTGGAGCCGGCGCTGGCCGACGCGATCCGCCGCGGGTTCCCCCGGGCGCGGCTGTTCGGGCTGTACGGCCTGTCGGAGACGTCGGGGGCGTGCGTGCTGTCGCGGCCCGACGACGATCCCGAGACGGTGTCGCGCACGCTGGGCGTGGTGATCGGCGACTTCGAGGCCCGGGTGGTCGGCGCGGACGGCGCGCAACTGCCCGCCGGTCAGACCGGTGAGCTGCAGATCCGCGGCGGCTGCGTGGCGGCCGGCTACTGGGACATGCCCGCCGAGACGGCGGAGACGTTCGGCGCGGACGGCTGGCTGGCCACCGGGGACATGGTCGCGATGGAGCCGGACGGGCACCTGGTGCTGCGCGGCCGCAAGAAGGAGATGTACGTCTCCGGCGGCTTCAACGTCTACCCCGTGGAGATCGAGAACGTGCTGACGGCCCATCCCCGGGTCGCGATGGCGGCCGGGATCGGGGTGCCCGACCCGGTGCACGGCGAGGTGGGCCGGTTCTACGTGGTGCCGCGTCCCGGCGTCGAGCCGCCCACCGAGCGGGAGCTGACCGAGTACTGCCGGGAGCGGCTGGCCGACTACAAGGTGCCGCGCCAGTTCGTGATCACCGAGGAGGTGCCGCTGACCCCGGTCGGCAAGATCCACAAGGCCGCGCTGCGGGAGCGCGACCTGTCCGGCCCGCGGGGGTAG